One part of the Sebastes fasciatus isolate fSebFas1 chromosome 18 unlocalized genomic scaffold, fSebFas1.pri SUPER_18_unloc_1, whole genome shotgun sequence genome encodes these proteins:
- the LOC141763580 gene encoding epoxide hydrolase 1-like gives MFTEVLVALVIGGLIFFLVQRSRTRVLKTEDGWWGAGAPPDGGKDITIRPFKVTTSDGELEDLYRRIDNTRPVPSLEDSQFNYGFNSHYLQKVVSYWRNDFDWRRQVDKLNQYPHFKTNIEGIDVHYLHVKPKTVPEGSTAIPLIMVHGWPGSFYEFYGLIPLLTEPSDPQGLVFEVVCPSIPGYGFSEAPHKKGFNSVCAARIFHKLMKRLGFQQFYAHGGDWGWLVTTNMAQLEPKTVRGLHVNFAPPSKPGLSVTLSILLGRRFPKLFGFTDMDIQRLYPCMEKLVVESIKESGYMHIQATKPDTVGRGLNDSPVGLASYILEKFSTWTSRDFRNLDDGGLTRKFSLDDLLTNVMIYWTSGCIVSSMRFYKENVGKGLDQPHTKIPVYVPTGFASFPDELMHTPKLWVQQKYRKLVSFTPMARGGHFAAMEEPQLMAEDIQNFTKTVEKKK, from the exons ATGTTCACAGAGGTGCTGGTTGCCCTGGTGATTGGGGGACTGATCTTCTTCCTGGTTCAGAGGAGCAGGACCCGGGTTCTGAAGACAGAGGATGGCTGGTGGGGGGCCGGCGCACCCCCTGATGGTGGGAAGGACATCACCATCCGCCCCTTTAAAGTCACCACCAGTGATGGAGAACTGGAG GACCTCTACAGGAGGATAGACAACACCCGCCCTGTTCCTTCACTGGAGGACAGCCAGTTTAATTATGGCTTCAACTCCCACTACCTGCAGAAGGTGGTCTCTTATTGGAGAAATGACTTTGACTGGAGGAGGCAGGTTGACAAACTCAACCAGTACCCCCACTTCAAAACCAACATCGAAG GCATTGATGTCCATTACCTGCATGTGAAGCCCAAGACGGTGCCGGAGGGATCTACTGCTATTCCCCTGATAATGGTTCATGGCTGGCCTGGCTCCTTCTATGAGTTCTACGGATTGATCCCTCTGCTAACGGAACCATCAGACCCGCAAGGCCTTGTCTTCGAGGTGGTGTGTCCCTCCATACCAGGGTACGGGTTTTCGGAAGCACCACATAAGAAAG gtTTCAATTCAGTTTGTGCAGCACGCATCTTCCACAAACTGATGAAGCGCCTGGGCTTCCAGCAGTTCTACGCTCATGGAGGAGACTGGGGCTGGCTGGTCACCACCAACATGGCTCAGCTGGAGCCCAA GACAGTCAGAGGCTTGCATGTGAACTTTGCCCCGCCCTCCAAGCCGGGGCTGTCCGTGACTTTATCCATCCTGCTTGGCCGCCGCTTCCCGAAGCTGTTTGGCTTCACTGACATGGATATCCAGCGCCTCTACCCCTGCATGGAGAAACTGGTGGTGGAGTCCATCAAAGAGTCTGGCTACATGCACATCCAGGCCACCAAGCCTGACACCGTGG GTCGAGGACTGAATGACTCCCCAGTGGGTCTGGCTTCCTACATTCTGGAGAAGTTCTCCACGTGGACGAGCCGAGACTTCAGGAACCTGGATGACGGAGGGCTCACCAG GAAGTTCTCTCTGGATGACCTGCTGACTAATGTGATGATCTATTGGACGTCTGGCTGCATCGTCTCCTCCATGAGGTTCTACAAGGAGAACGTTGGCAAAGGCCTCGACCAGCCTCACACTAA GATACCCGTGTACGTCCCCACCGGGTTTGCCAGCTTCCCCGATGAGCTGATGCACACTCCCAAACTGTGGGTCCAACAGAAGTACCGTAAACTCGTGAGCTTCACGCCCATGGCCCGCGGTGGCCATTTCGCCGCCATGGAGGAGCCCCAGCTGATGGCCGAGGACATCCAGAACTTCACTAAGActgtggagaagaagaagtag
- the LOC141763581 gene encoding transcription factor 23-like isoform X1: MAVNPLEGLMSVAAKHQLVSSSTAEPPRHQPRAAGSPASLHGHGQGTRRKWVQSVCGSRSNSGSGCESAEPCRTLRGQHSPENAARERSRVRNLRQAFHSLQAALPSVPPDTKLSKLDVLVLATNYIAYLTETLDQGGTLAEHTLPPRPGGYLHPVKKWPMRSLLYCGGVEGLLSGVPANQMPPSGRDGTHPLTSTLEADKE; encoded by the exons ATGGCGGTGAATCCTCTGGAAGGTCTCATGTCGGTTGCAGCGAAGCACCAGCTGGTCTCCAGCTCCACGGCCGAGCCGCCGAGGCACCAGCCCCGAGCGGCCGGCAGCCCGGCATCCCTGCACGGACACGGGCAGGGCACACGCAGGAAGTGG GTGCAGTCTGTGTGTGGGTCCAGGTCTAACTCTGGTTCTGGTTGTGAGTCTGCGGAGCCGTGCAGGACGCTGAGGGGTCAGCACTCCCCAGAAAACGCAGCGCGAGAGAGGAGCCGCGTACGCAACCTACGACAGGCCTTCCACAGCCTGCAG GCTGCTCTGCCCTCAGTCCCACCAGACACCAAGCTGTCCAAGCTGGATGTCCTGGTTCTGGCTACTAACTACATAGCTTACCTGACAGAGACGCTGGACCAGGGAGGGACGCTGGCTGAGCACACGCTGCCCCCCAGGCCGGGTGGATACCTGCATCCTGTTAAG aaGTGGCCCATGCGTTCCCTGCTCTACTGTGGCGGTGTGGAAGGGCTGCTGTCAGGAGTCCcagccaatcagatgcctccatCTGGACGGGACGGGACACACCCACTGACCTCCACCTTAGAAGCAGACAAAGAGTGA
- the LOC141763581 gene encoding transcription factor 23-like isoform X2 has product MAVNPLEGLMSVAAKHQLVSSSTAEPPRHQPRAAGSPASLHGHGQGTRRKWSVCGSRSNSGSGCESAEPCRTLRGQHSPENAARERSRVRNLRQAFHSLQAALPSVPPDTKLSKLDVLVLATNYIAYLTETLDQGGTLAEHTLPPRPGGYLHPVKKWPMRSLLYCGGVEGLLSGVPANQMPPSGRDGTHPLTSTLEADKE; this is encoded by the exons ATGGCGGTGAATCCTCTGGAAGGTCTCATGTCGGTTGCAGCGAAGCACCAGCTGGTCTCCAGCTCCACGGCCGAGCCGCCGAGGCACCAGCCCCGAGCGGCCGGCAGCCCGGCATCCCTGCACGGACACGGGCAGGGCACACGCAGGAAGTGG TCTGTGTGTGGGTCCAGGTCTAACTCTGGTTCTGGTTGTGAGTCTGCGGAGCCGTGCAGGACGCTGAGGGGTCAGCACTCCCCAGAAAACGCAGCGCGAGAGAGGAGCCGCGTACGCAACCTACGACAGGCCTTCCACAGCCTGCAG GCTGCTCTGCCCTCAGTCCCACCAGACACCAAGCTGTCCAAGCTGGATGTCCTGGTTCTGGCTACTAACTACATAGCTTACCTGACAGAGACGCTGGACCAGGGAGGGACGCTGGCTGAGCACACGCTGCCCCCCAGGCCGGGTGGATACCTGCATCCTGTTAAG aaGTGGCCCATGCGTTCCCTGCTCTACTGTGGCGGTGTGGAAGGGCTGCTGTCAGGAGTCCcagccaatcagatgcctccatCTGGACGGGACGGGACACACCCACTGACCTCCACCTTAGAAGCAGACAAAGAGTGA